GCGCTGCTAGCGCGCTACTCGGGAGCGGAGGACATTGCCATCGGCACTCCGGTTGCCGGAAGGAACCACCCCGATCTTGAGGGGCTGATCGGCTGTTTCGTGAACACGCTCGTGATCAGGGCCACGGTCGAGCCCCACCTCACGTTCCGTCGTCTCGTCGCCGACGTGCGCGACCTCGTCGTGGAGGCGCAGCAGCACCAGACGGTGCCGTTCGAGCACGTGGTGGAGGCGCTCGCGCCAGATCGTGACCTCAGCCGCACTCCTCTGTTTCAGGTCCTGTTCAACTACGCGGAGCCGGCCCCTGCAGTCCACGAAGAGGGCGCGTCACCGGCGACCGACGTGACCATCGAGCCGCTCGATGCAGCGAGCCAGACGGCGAAATTCGACCTGACGCTTACCGCCACGAAGCTCTCGCAGGCCTATGCGCTCGGGCTTCAGTTCCGGACGGATCTGATCGAGCCCTCCCTGGCACGCCAGATGCTCGCCCACTACGCGCGCCTGCTGGCGGCGGGGCTCATGAATCCTGACAAGGTCCTCGCGGAGCACCCGCTGATGGAGGCTGCAGAGCATACGCAGGCGTTGGCGGACAGCCGAGGGCCCGTTGAGGACGCGCGCCAACCGTTCCGCTCGTTCTACGGCGCCGTCGAAGCCCGCGCCCGCGAGTTTCCAGACGCAGTGGCACTCGTAGCGGGGTCAGAGCATGTCACCTACGGTGCGCTCTGGCGAAGGAGCCGCAGCTATACGCACGTGGTGCGCGAGCAGGGCATCGGCGTCGAAGACCGGGTGGGGTTGCTCCTGCCCCGTTCGGTGGATCTGCTCGCCGCCATCCTCGGCGTCCATGGCGCCGGGGCAGCGTACGTCCCGTTGAACAAGGAAGCGCCCGTTCCCCACATCGCATCGTGCTGCGAAACCGCAAACGTCCGTCTCATCGTTGCCGACGAGCACACGATGGCGATCGCAGTCCAAGCGGGCCGCACGCTGGTCGTGGACGACGACGAGATGGAGCGGCTCGCGGACGACGACGGGAGCGACGCGGACATCCAACCTGGGCAAGCGGCCTATGTACTCTTTACGTCGGGGTCTACGGGTACGCCCAAGGGCGTGGTCGTCACGCAAGGAGGCCTCGCTCATCTGACAGCCGCGCTGGAAACGAGTGTCTATGCCCCCCTGGAGCAAGCTCGGGGCGGCAAGGTGACGACCGTCGGTTGGAACGCTCCCGTCTTTTTCGACGCCTCGGTCAAGCAGCTCATCCAGGTAGCCAACGGGCGTCGCCTGGTCGTGCTTTCGGACGACGAGCGGCGCGATCCCGGGTTGTTCCTACGCGCCATGCGCCGTTGTCGCGTTGATGCGGTAGACGGCACCCCGACGCTCGTGCGCCATCTCCTGCGCTTCTCGACGCGTGAGGACACCGAGGGCCTGGAGCTGTCCAGCTTCCTCGGCGGCGAAGCGGTCGATGTGGCGCTGCTCGGCGATCTCCTCGATCGTTTTGGCATGCCCCAGGTCAACGTCTACGGGCCTACGGAGACGACGGTGGATGCGACGGGCGCAGTGCTGACCTCGACGAACTCGCGTGTGGTACCCATCGGTGCCCCCCTGGCCAACACTACCACCTATGTCCTCAGCCCCACCCTCGAACTCCTCCCCACAGGCGTTGCTGGCGAGCTCTACATCGGCGGACCCGGTGTGGCCCGTGGCTACGCGGGCCGGCCTGCTCTCACGGCGGCCCGCTTCGTCCCCGACCCGTTCGGCGACCCCGCAGGCGGGCGTCTCTATCGCACCGGCGACCGCGTGCGGCGGCGGCGCGACGGGGTGCTGGAGTTCCTAGGCCGCATCGATCGGCAGGTGAAGCTGCGGGGGTTCCGGGTGGAGCCCGCCGAGATCGAGGCGACGCTGCTCACCCACCCTGTGATCGCCGAAGCAGCCGTCGTGGTGCGCGACGAGGGGGGGGAGCAGCAATTGGCCGCCTATGTGGTGCCTCTGGGCGACGTGGAGCTTTCGGGCCGGGGGCTTCGGCTATTCCTGAGCGCCCGCCTGCCGCGATACATGGTGCCCGGTTCGGTGACCGTACTCGACACGTTGCCCAAGACATCGAGCGGGAAGATCAACCGGCGGGCACTGCCAGCACCGGCCGCGGCGGTGGTTGAGGGACCGCCGCCGACGGCAGGGCTGGAAACGGAGTTGGCGGCGTTGTGGGGTTCCGTGCTGGAGAGCGAGGTGCCGAACCGGTTAGCGTCGTTCTTCGAGTTGGGAGGGCACTCGCTCTTGGCGATGCAGGTGCTGTCGCGGGTGCGAGAGCGCTACGGGGTGTCGGTGGGGGTGCGCGCGCTCTTCGAGGCGCCTACGCTCGCAGGGTTTGCCGAGCGCATATCCGAGGCGATGTCGCTAGGCAGACGAGAAGCAGCGGGTCCCCTGTTGGCAGAGGCACAGGAGACGGGCGTGCTGTGAGCGGACTCTGGATGAACATGAACCTATAGCTACCTCAGTACCATGACTTCGATCGATTCAATGCCAGTGCTGACGCCGACACGTGTATCTGGACGGGCTCCGTCTGGCTCGAACGGCGAAGCCAAAGGGGCTCGGGAGAAGTCGTCGCAGGTCGACTCGTCAGCCAAGACGGTTCTGTGCTCGCTGCTAAACGCGGGGGTGCAGCTTTGGAAGAACGAGGAGGGAGGACTCGCATACCGGGCAGGAACAGCCACGCTAGACAAGGACCTGCGAGAGGCCGCCCGGCACCATCGAGGCCAGCTGCTGGACTTGCTGGAGCCTGGGTGTCGCTACGCGCCGTGCTCGTTCGCGCAGCAACGGCTATGGTTTCTGCACAATCTCTACCCCGAGAGCAATGCATACAACCTCGGACTCGCGCTTGAGATCAAGGGCGCGATGTGTCGCGCGAGCTTACAGCGGGGGCTGAGGCGGTTGCTTGAGCGGCAGGAGGCACTGCGCACCAGCTTCGTGGCCTTCGATGGCCAGCCCGTACAGCGCATCAGCGAAGTCATCACCCGGCTCCCCCTGCTGGAAGTAGACCTGACGGGGCTTTCCGAGTCGCAGCAGGAGACGCAGCGGCTGCGCTGGCGTAACGGCGAAACGACACGCCCCTTCAACTTGGAGGAGGAGGGCCTTTTCAGAGCCTGCCTGCTGCACGTAAGTGAAGAGTGTCATGAACTGGTGCTGGCTTTGCACCATGCCGTGACCGACGGCTGGTCGATGCAGATCCTGATGCAGGAGCTGTCGCAGTATTACGCCGAGGAGGCGCAGGGAGCGCAGCTGCCAGCGGAGCCGCTTCCTCTGCAGTACGGGGACTACGCGGCGTGGCAGAGAAGCTGGCTGGAAGGGGAGGAGCTAGACAACCAACTAGCCTACTGGATTCAGCATCTTCAGGGCGCCGCCCATTTGGAGCTGCCCGTTGATCATCCCGAGACAACCGGGAGTCAGCCCATTGGAGATTGGGGCACGATGTTCAGTCGTGACGTGACCGAACGCTTGGAAGCCTTCGCCCTGGAGGAAGGCGCGACCAAATTCATGGTGGCCCTGGCTGGGCTCTACCTGATGCTGATGCGGGCCACGGGCCAGCGCGACCTCAGTGTCGGGACGCCCACGGCTGGACGCACGCGCTCAGAACTCGAAGGCATCATCGGCTTCTTTGCCAACACGCTCGTGCTTCGCGTCGAAATCGAGCCCGCTATGGACTTCCGCGGGCTCGTCCGAGCGGTGCGTGAACGAGTGCTGGAGGCCGATGAGCACCAAGATGCTCCGTTTGAGCGTATCGTTGAAG
The genomic region above belongs to Bacteroidota bacterium and contains:
- a CDS encoding amino acid adenylation domain-containing protein, with translation MANSVDSSIGHGIGFSEDDLALVELMLEEEGIVLQEAQGIPAWEGPGDAPQSSAQRRFWIAEQIVGESGIYSIPLVLYLRGSLDRDALAQSLTAIVERHHVLRSTLHMVDGRAVQRVGQPRRVTVPLVDLSDLGEVEQRTALHEHVNAEAARSFDLSQDLMIRARLLRLHATEHVLLLTVHHVAADAWSLEVLVEELTTLYTVARTQGEAALVRHLPALPVQYTDYAAWEQERLTQGEAERQLAYWTSQLDGVSALPLVPEHARPPTASHAGAEVEHVLPASVHDAVEAIAREAGTTRFVVVLAGFAALLARYSGAEDIAIGTPVAGRNHPDLEGLIGCFVNTLVIRATVEPHLTFRRLVADVRDLVVEAQQHQTVPFEHVVEALAPDRDLSRTPLFQVLFNYAEPAPAVHEEGASPATDVTIEPLDAASQTAKFDLTLTATKLSQAYALGLQFRTDLIEPSLARQMLAHYARLLAAGLMNPDKVLAEHPLMEAAEHTQALADSRGPVEDARQPFRSFYGAVEARAREFPDAVALVAGSEHVTYGALWRRSRSYTHVVREQGIGVEDRVGLLLPRSVDLLAAILGVHGAGAAYVPLNKEAPVPHIASCCETANVRLIVADEHTMAIAVQAGRTLVVDDDEMERLADDDGSDADIQPGQAAYVLFTSGSTGTPKGVVVTQGGLAHLTAALETSVYAPLEQARGGKVTTVGWNAPVFFDASVKQLIQVANGRRLVVLSDDERRDPGLFLRAMRRCRVDAVDGTPTLVRHLLRFSTREDTEGLELSSFLGGEAVDVALLGDLLDRFGMPQVNVYGPTETTVDATGAVLTSTNSRVVPIGAPLANTTTYVLSPTLELLPTGVAGELYIGGPGVARGYAGRPALTAARFVPDPFGDPAGGRLYRTGDRVRRRRDGVLEFLGRIDRQVKLRGFRVEPAEIEATLLTHPVIAEAAVVVRDEGGEQQLAAYVVPLGDVELSGRGLRLFLSARLPRYMVPGSVTVLDTLPKTSSGKINRRALPAPAAAVVEGPPPTAGLETELAALWGSVLESEVPNRLASFFELGGHSLLAMQVLSRVRERYGVSVGVRALFEAPTLAGFAERISEAMSLGRREAAGPLLAEAQETGVL
- a CDS encoding condensation domain-containing protein, with protein sequence MTSIDSMPVLTPTRVSGRAPSGSNGEAKGAREKSSQVDSSAKTVLCSLLNAGVQLWKNEEGGLAYRAGTATLDKDLREAARHHRGQLLDLLEPGCRYAPCSFAQQRLWFLHNLYPESNAYNLGLALEIKGAMCRASLQRGLRRLLERQEALRTSFVAFDGQPVQRISEVITRLPLLEVDLTGLSESQQETQRLRWRNGETTRPFNLEEEGLFRACLLHVSEECHELVLALHHAVTDGWSMQILMQELSQYYAEEAQGAQLPAEPLPLQYGDYAAWQRSWLEGEELDNQLAYWIQHLQGAAHLELPVDHPETTGSQPIGDWGTMFSRDVTERLEAFALEEGATKFMVALAGLYLMLMRATGQRDLSVGTPTAGRTRSELEGIIGFFANTLVLRVEIEPAMDFRGLVRAVRERVLEADEHQDAPFERIVEALAPERELDSTPLFRVLFTFDEGGGEEAADGAQRRVADLTMERLESDDREAKFDLNWGLDYTDDRLEVTVSYKSNLFEDATVQRMVRQYEGLMEEALASPEARLSELALLTSTQRLALLERAA